Proteins encoded by one window of Candidatus Bathyarchaeota archaeon:
- a CDS encoding ABC transporter permease — MKNYFKIPNVSYRAWKVWLRNKDAFMKTAKANFIVPFLEPIFYLLAIGFGLGFYIGEINSVSYPVFIAPALICISIMYSAFFECTYGSFVRMYYQKTFDAIIATPLNIDEVIFGEILWGSTKSVINASIMLLVVSIFHLVKLPDSILIIPLAFLVGFVFSTIAMCFTAISPTIDSFNYPTFLFITPMFFFSGTFFPLSILPKPVQLISFIVFPLTHAVYISRELTTGTLESRSVVSLIWLITVGVILLILSINLMKKRLIV; from the coding sequence TTGAAAAATTATTTTAAAATTCCTAATGTTTCATATAGAGCTTGGAAAGTTTGGCTTAGAAATAAAGATGCATTTATGAAAACAGCTAAAGCAAATTTTATTGTTCCATTTTTAGAGCCTATTTTTTATCTTTTAGCTATTGGGTTTGGATTAGGGTTTTATATAGGGGAAATTAACAGTGTTTCTTATCCAGTTTTTATAGCTCCAGCTTTAATTTGCATTTCAATAATGTATTCAGCTTTTTTTGAGTGTACATACGGTTCTTTCGTAAGAATGTATTACCAAAAAACTTTTGATGCTATAATAGCTACACCTTTAAATATTGATGAAGTAATTTTCGGTGAAATTTTATGGGGTTCCACTAAAAGCGTTATAAACGCATCTATAATGCTTTTAGTTGTTTCAATTTTTCATTTAGTTAAGCTTCCAGATTCAATTCTTATAATTCCCTTAGCTTTTCTAGTTGGATTTGTTTTTTCAACAATAGCCATGTGTTTTACAGCTATATCGCCTACAATAGATTCTTTTAATTATCCAACCTTCCTATTTATTACTCCAATGTTCTTTTTCAGCGGAACATTTTTTCCTTTATCTATACTTCCAAAACCAGTTCAATTAATTTCTTTCATTGTATTTCCTTTAACTCATGCAGTTTACATTTCAAGAGAGTTAACCACAGGAACTTTAGAGTCTAGAAGTGTAGTAAGTTTAATATGGCTTATAACAGTTGGAGTAATATTACTAATTCTTTCTATAAACTTGATGAAGAAAAGGCTTATAGTTTAA
- the tadA gene encoding Flp pilus assembly complex ATPase component TadA, with the protein MGLKIVPDTSIIIDGKISKLLEEGELNNVEIIIPVAVLDELQAQASKGKETGFIGLNELKKIREICEKKNILVRFSGERPSLEDIKLARSGRLDALIRDVAKKENAILYTADYVQALVAEAEGVKAKHFPAEVKIVTLSFEKFFSQDTLSLHLKENVPPLAKRGVPGKFTLTTVRNEPCTREELEQIIKEISEVARADRESSIEINRAGALVIQLRNYRIAIARPPFSDGLEVTIVRPVVKLTLEDYKLSNKLIQRLKEKAEGILIAGPPGSGKTTLASSLAEFYEKQGKIVKTLESPRDLQVGPEITQYGPLEGSFEKTAEILLLVRPDYSIFDEVRKTGDFKVFVDMRLAGVGMVGVVHASDAIDAIQRFMTRVELGMIPHIIDTVIFVKDGEVKKVYELNLTVKVPSGMTEEDLARPVVEVRDFETGKLEYEIYTFGEENVVVPAASTKEESSIKRLAKERILQEITRFDKDAEVEVVSEDKVVVKVDNKVIPKLIGKNGSMISSIEKKLGIHIDVEPKIPSLGEEVDYELREIGNALEFQFNNRMKGKIASFYINNNFLFSATIGKKGNIKISKETDVGKELFKAILANKKIKVFI; encoded by the coding sequence ATGGGGTTGAAAATTGTCCCTGATACTTCAATTATTATAGATGGTAAAATATCGAAACTGCTTGAAGAAGGAGAATTAAACAATGTTGAAATTATTATTCCAGTTGCGGTTTTAGATGAGCTTCAAGCTCAAGCTTCTAAAGGTAAAGAAACAGGTTTTATAGGGCTTAATGAACTTAAAAAAATTAGGGAAATTTGCGAGAAAAAAAATATTTTAGTAAGGTTTTCAGGTGAAAGACCTAGTTTAGAAGATATTAAGCTAGCTAGATCTGGAAGGCTTGATGCATTAATAAGGGATGTAGCTAAAAAGGAGAATGCTATTCTTTATACAGCTGATTATGTTCAAGCTTTAGTAGCTGAAGCTGAAGGAGTTAAAGCTAAACATTTTCCAGCTGAAGTTAAAATTGTAACTCTTAGTTTTGAAAAGTTTTTTTCGCAGGATACTTTAAGTCTTCATTTAAAAGAGAATGTTCCACCTTTAGCTAAAAGAGGCGTCCCAGGAAAATTCACTTTAACTACTGTAAGGAATGAGCCTTGCACTAGAGAAGAATTAGAGCAAATAATAAAGGAGATTTCTGAAGTTGCTAGAGCGGATAGAGAGTCTTCTATTGAAATTAATAGAGCTGGAGCTTTAGTTATTCAATTAAGAAATTATAGAATAGCTATAGCTAGACCGCCTTTTTCTGATGGTTTAGAAGTAACAATTGTAAGGCCAGTTGTTAAACTTACTTTAGAAGATTATAAACTTTCAAATAAGCTTATTCAAAGGTTAAAAGAGAAGGCTGAAGGAATTTTAATTGCTGGTCCTCCAGGTTCAGGAAAAACAACTTTAGCTTCATCTTTAGCTGAATTCTATGAAAAACAAGGGAAAATAGTTAAAACTTTAGAGTCGCCTAGAGATTTGCAAGTTGGTCCAGAAATAACACAGTATGGACCTTTAGAAGGTAGCTTTGAAAAAACAGCTGAAATCCTTCTTTTAGTTAGACCAGACTATTCAATTTTTGATGAAGTTAGAAAAACAGGAGATTTTAAAGTTTTTGTTGATATGCGTTTAGCTGGAGTAGGGATGGTTGGTGTTGTTCATGCTAGCGATGCTATAGATGCTATTCAAAGATTTATGACTAGAGTAGAGTTAGGTATGATACCCCATATAATAGATACAGTAATATTTGTAAAGGATGGTGAAGTAAAAAAAGTTTATGAATTAAATTTAACTGTTAAAGTTCCTTCAGGAATGACTGAAGAAGATTTAGCTAGACCAGTTGTTGAAGTTAGAGATTTTGAGACTGGAAAGCTTGAGTATGAAATTTACACTTTTGGTGAAGAAAATGTTGTTGTTCCAGCAGCTTCAACTAAAGAGGAATCTTCAATTAAAAGATTAGCTAAAGAAAGAATTCTTCAAGAAATAACTAGATTCGATAAAGACGCTGAAGTAGAAGTTGTTTCAGAAGATAAGGTTGTTGTTAAAGTTGATAATAAGGTTATTCCTAAACTTATTGGTAAAAACGGTTCAATGATATCTTCTATAGAGAAGAAACTTGGGATACATATAGATGTTGAACCTAAAATCCCATCTTTAGGTGAAGAAGTAGATTATGAATTAAGGGAAATAGGAAATGCATTAGAGTTTCAATTTAATAATAGAATGAAAGGGAAAATTGCAAGCTTCTATATAAATAACAATTTTTTATTTTCAGCGACTATAGGGAAGAAAGGAAATATTAAAATATCTAAAGAAACAGATGTAGGGAAAGAATTGTTTAAAGCTATTTTAGCAAATAAAAAAATTAAAGTATTTATTTAA
- a CDS encoding AAA family ATPase codes for MNRIPTGNVVLDSILNGGFSAGSLISVSGPPGSGKTTFAANWIYNGVKKFSGNGLYVSFIEGRKSFIKNMCDLTLDFEKLEHEGKFRFLEMVTVKEIGITDIFEQILHEIRDINATMLVIDSFSAISQVIEKPSDVRIIVHNILGKIIKGMGCTTMVIIEKTNINETESIEFLSDYLIHLNYDEINGALLRYLKILKTRGTEILWPLLTFTLKNGFKVFQPLIMGGLPEPTKRFKLVPHTNEYYSSGISDLDKIIGSMFKRGSYNLLEFEKNVALTPERLFRVTVSNILNQGGYVIILPPQGLSALTVWNSLKSFVHEEALKHNLKIVDFKAAPVETIEPYTILFEGKSLKEDMISFWNAISEFRYRSNRPIFSVVGFDTLEYMYGKDELLKILGEDLAKIRNFKDVRLNIIRPECALTNHLSSLADSHLVIKEIHGVIFLQGIKPKTPLLNIEVHINGETEIKLIPVV; via the coding sequence GTGAACCGTATACCTACTGGAAACGTTGTACTTGATTCTATTCTTAATGGTGGTTTTTCAGCTGGCAGCCTTATATCTGTTTCTGGCCCTCCAGGTTCAGGAAAAACAACTTTTGCAGCGAACTGGATTTATAACGGTGTTAAAAAATTTAGCGGGAACGGATTGTATGTAAGTTTTATTGAGGGACGCAAGAGTTTCATTAAAAATATGTGTGATTTAACCTTAGATTTCGAGAAGCTTGAGCATGAAGGAAAATTTAGATTTCTTGAGATGGTTACAGTTAAAGAGATTGGTATTACTGATATTTTTGAGCAGATACTGCATGAGATTAGAGATATAAATGCGACTATGCTTGTGATAGACTCTTTTTCAGCAATATCACAAGTTATAGAGAAACCCTCTGATGTAAGAATAATAGTGCATAATATTCTAGGTAAGATTATTAAAGGTATGGGGTGCACAACAATGGTAATAATTGAGAAGACGAACATTAATGAAACTGAATCAATTGAGTTTTTATCAGACTACTTAATTCACCTTAATTATGATGAAATTAATGGAGCACTTTTAAGATACTTAAAAATACTTAAGACTCGTGGAACAGAAATTTTATGGCCATTATTAACCTTTACATTAAAAAATGGTTTCAAGGTTTTTCAACCATTAATTATGGGTGGTCTTCCAGAACCTACAAAAAGGTTTAAGCTTGTTCCGCATACTAACGAGTATTATTCTTCAGGCATCAGCGATTTAGATAAAATTATAGGCTCAATGTTTAAACGTGGATCCTATAATCTCCTAGAATTTGAGAAGAATGTGGCGTTAACACCTGAACGTCTTTTTCGGGTAACAGTTTCGAATATTTTAAATCAGGGAGGCTACGTTATTATTCTTCCGCCTCAAGGTTTAAGCGCTTTAACAGTTTGGAACTCTCTTAAATCATTCGTTCATGAGGAGGCTTTAAAACACAATTTAAAAATTGTTGATTTTAAAGCTGCTCCTGTTGAGACTATTGAACCATACACAATACTGTTTGAAGGTAAATCTTTAAAGGAGGATATGATATCTTTTTGGAATGCTATTTCAGAGTTTAGATACAGAAGTAATAGACCAATCTTCTCAGTTGTTGGTTTTGACACGCTAGAATATATGTATGGTAAAGATGAATTATTAAAGATTTTAGGCGAAGACCTAGCAAAAATAAGGAACTTTAAAGATGTAAGATTAAATATTATTAGGCCTGAATGCGCTTTAACCAATCATTTAAGCAGCTTAGCAGATTCACACTTAGTCATTAAGGAAATCCATGGGGTAATCTTTCTTCAAGGAATAAAACCTAAAACCCCATTACTAAACATTGAAGTTCACATAAACGGAGAAACAGAAATCAAATTAATACCAGTAGTTTAA